The Solanum dulcamara chromosome 6, daSolDulc1.2, whole genome shotgun sequence genome contains the following window.
AGTGAATGGAAGCAACAAATGCCTAAACGTAACAGCTGCAAGGGGGTAGAAATGGAAGCAATTCCCTAAGCTTAACTTAATTCTAGATACTTTCAGTGATCTAACTTCTAAATGGAGCATAACGATAACACTTTCTTGCACTGCTGTTAGACTAAACTTCAGACCTCATCATTGTGGTCCCCATCTTCTCCCTCCTCTCCCAAGCTGGCAGTAGAGCCTGTCGTATTGCCTGGCTCCTCTTCTGTGCTCTTATCATTCTCAACTTCAAGATAATCGTCTCTTACATCCCTTTCAGCAGTTTTTACATGGTTAGAAGGATAATGAAGATTGTGCGCATGCTTTTGGTCTCTATCTTCTCTGACTCTGTCGGTTTCTCCTTCTGTTCGTGCAGTGTTATCTGATTTTTGATTACTAACATCCTGTGCTCCTCCAGAATGATCTTCGTCTTCTTCTGGTTCCTGATAATAGTCAACCTCTTGATTGTCATCTTCTTTGACATCCCTTTCAGCAATTGTCACATGTTCAGAAGAATTTGAAAGATTTTGAGCTTGCGTTGGCTCTGTATCTTCTCTGATGGTGCTAGTTAGTTCCTCTGATTGTACTATTTCATCTGATTTTTGATTTCTGGCCTCTTCTGAGATGCTACTCTTCTTTGAAAGAGCTGTATTTGCGGACCCTTCTTCTCGAGAATTCTGGAGCAACTCAGTTTCTTTATTGCTGACttctttttccttctctttCTCAATCTTCTGAGTCATGTCATGATTCATGACTTCTTGGTTCCCTTCCTCTGCATCTGCAAAATTGTTAGAGTTTGGCCATGTCTTACCTGGTGGACTATCATCATGATTTGTTCCAACATCTTGCATTCTGCGCCTCCCTGTATCTGAATTCGCTCCTTGTTCTGACCTTATCTCGTCATTGTTTTGTAATGCTGAATCTTCGccttgttgaattttcttggtcATTTCTATCCCGTAACCTTGCTCGCCAGATTTCTTCCTCATGTTCACGTCCATGTCCTTGTCTTTCTGATGGTCCCTTATTTCCAGTATACTGCCTCCAACCCTCGCTACCCTTTCAGTTCCCATTTTTACTTTCAAGAATTTTCTGTTTCTCATGCTTGCAATTTCACGACTTTCCGGATGCATGCCACTTTCATCTACTTGGCGCATAGCAATTATTTGCCGTCTtttctctcttgtctttctCATGTAGTCCTTGGTCACTCTTGATGTTCCTCTTCTGTTTGAATTCTCTTGCATTTCTAACTTAGTCACACCTTTAACATTCATTCCAACTTCATTGCTTTGCTTTTGCACTTGATTTCTATCATGCTCATTTTCATTAAATGCGTTGTCACTGGTGTATGTTTTCTCGTCTAGGTAAGATTCTTCCCCATTCTTATGATTGTCAGTGTTTTGTCTTTGGCCtttattagtttgaaaaatgGTGTTGCTGCTTTGGACATCTTTTTGAGAAGTTCCCATCTGCTGAGACTGCTCGTCTCCAGTTTTCCCTTTCACGATGTCAAATCTTTCACCAGTTCTTCCCgtgttttcaccttctccagtGACTTCCTTCTTTCTGTTATGGGCAGCTTCATTGGTGTTGCTGTCTATCTCTCCTGCTGAATTTTTctggtcttttcttttgattaatTCATGCAATTGTTCGCTTCCTTTTCTACCATTGTCCATTCTTCCTGCAGCTTCGGTAGTGAAATTTGTTGCTGGATTTGATGGGTCATCTGCACTTGCTGACCAGACCTTTATTGGTGAAAATTTAAGACGGTGTTTTAAATCCTCAATTTCAGCCTCTTTCTGTCTCAAAGTTTCAGAAAGTAATGCAACGTGGGAATCGTTGGACTTCGTTTCCATCTGTTTTTCCCTTAGCATCTTAATCTCACTCTGCTTTTCCTCAAGGGCAACTTCAATtgttttttgttcttctttaaGGGAAGAGATTGTTGACTTCATCTCTGATATCCTACTGTCGAGATCCGTTTTCTGTGTACCAAGCCAGTGTATATTGGATTTCATGTCCTCTATTTGTCTTCTGGTTTCTTTTGCCTGTTCTCTTTCTTTCTGTCACAGGTGACAAATAGTGTTAGCTTGGGTAGCATAATAAACACAAAAGCATGCTAATGGCAGAAGATAATAACTATTGTTGTTTGTCTCATTGAAAAACTCTACTGTtcatagatattttttttttggtaaacatCTACCGTTCATAGATTACTTTGTACAATTATTAGCTGCTTTACACAATAGATTCACAAATTTATCATCCATCTTTATGAGTTTAAAATGCATTTTTGTTCATTCAATGATTGATTTAACATCCCGGGTCTGTGTTTTGCCACCTGATCTGATTTAACGTCAGATTTTGCTGAGAAGTTGTTATATAAAACCTTCTATTTTATTCCTGTGAAGCAACGTGTACTCTTTCAGTTAGATGTTTGTTGCAGAGACAGATATGATTTCAAGTCTAATTCCTGGCATACTTTATCAGAAGAAGTCAAAGCTCAACCGTATAAGACATCTAACAACAGAAGTCCATTGGGAAGTACTGATTCCCAATATTGGATTTCacatttgaacatgcatgtaaATAGATGTTATCCATGTAGAAGCATTCCTCTTTTATTCAACACACACAGAGAGGAGAGAGAGGTACCTGGAAGAGGAGTTTAAGGCCATCGAGTTCGCGATCTTTCTCCTTGATAAAGTGGTTGCAGATGCGCCTGTCCCTGAGCTTGTGGAGAGTCATAACTCCAAATACGGCAGCACCAAATGCGAGCAGCAACAGAACTCCATATGATCTCCCTGTGTTTTGACTGTGCAAGTGCCTTTTCATGTTTTTGTTCTATCTTATGCCCTTCAGGAAATGTGGAAGAGAGTGGTGGGTAACCTAACAAGAATGGCCTCACTTGGCTCTCTTTAGTAAATATAGATTAATGTTTCACAGCTTGAGTGCTGCTTGTCATCTCAAATTGGTTCTCAAACtgctttctctctctctctctctttctacaCGCAGAAGAGACATAAATTTCTAGTCCTGATCTATGACTAAGGAAGAGTAGCGGAGAATTTGAAGGATACATGTGCATGGCATGGTGACTGtaaaaacattttatttttatttttagtaactGTTTCTCTTTCCAGAATGATTTGTCATGCTTCCTATGTATTTTGCTATGGTATTCTTACTTGcgctatttttttttcttaagcaAGGGTCTATTAGAAACCACTTCTCTATTGCCAAGGTGAGGGTAAAGTCTGTGTACAATCTACCTTCCTTAGTTCCCATTTGTCGGATTACACTGAATATATTGTTATCGCAGAATAGGCTAGATTTAGAAGAGTGAAAAGATGGAAAATCTATAAATTTCTGATCATTTATTTGTTGAGCATGTAAGGAACTGAATATAACAATTATGTTTCAATTCCAAGCAAGTTGTCAAATGCTTATGTCCGTTGTTTGCACCAAATTATCAATGCATAACATGTATCTTTGAGATATACATTAGGCTTAATATATCGACAACCTCTCAAACTTGttagtaaattttatttggatacTTCAACAACCACTTGTTTCAATTAAGCTTTCGAACACATGATAAAGTGTTCTTATTagacattttgaattcaaaaattgaaaagaaaaattgcGCGTATTTTCAAGTATTCATTGTCCTTCGTATTTGTTGGTTATGCAGGGGTGAGCTATAGGTCAAAAGGTTTTGGCCTTATATTTAGCAACAAGCAATCTATATGGAGTATCTACTTGTTTGACCTTTTATTAATAAGCATTATGTAATTGCAGTACGGTTGAGTAGAACCAAACAGATCTGATACAAAAACCTAGCTTCGCTCTTAAGAATAAAAATCCGTAACTATTCTGCACTCTTAACTTAAAAATTGTTAAGAATTCTAATCTGCAACCCCCGTTTCATATTTGTTTTAGTTATATTTTACTCACGTTTTTCAGACCCCACTTATCAAATTACAATGAAtgtgttattgttgttgttgcaacACCAAACGATTTGAGCCCTATCGGATATGGAGTATCCATACGTTGCTCATGACAAAAAGGAAACAATTAGTTCgtaaatttggaattttttttttttttcaaatttgagaTTATCACAATGTTAAAGTTTCCAACTCCAAAAAGGATGGGCTTGAATAAGTACTCAGGCCCAATTGATAACCCAGATCACTGGCCCAAACTCCACAAAGAATAATCTCAAAATTGTTCATGTGGTGTAGAAATGTTCCATAATCAATttaaccaattttttttaatctcaaGAACAGGAAGAAGAAAATGCTAAAATTGATATTGGCTTGCTGTAAGGTGTATATATCAGAAAGCAGAAACAGGGGAGCTCTTGAATCAATTGAAAAAGCTGCTAAATTGTTTCCAGAGTCCCCCATTGTCAACAAATTTGAAGATGAGATTTACAACAGAGTTGGATATACTCTTGTTTCTAAATTATCTCCCAATTCTTCATCTGGGTCTTGTCCCTTACCCTTAAAGAATGCATCTTTTGCTATGGTGAAAGCTGCATTTGAGACAATTGATCTTCAAGAACATTGTGGAACTCATCCCAGGCTTGGGGTTGTGGACCATATTTGTTTCCATCCCTTAGGTACAACTTCTTTGGACCTGGTTGCTGACACTGCTAAGTCTTTGGCATTTGAAGTTGGTTCTAGTCTTCAAGGTttgttcttttatatttttagtgATACACCCCTTATAAATGATGGGCTTCTTTTTCATAACTGCAGTGACTAGT
Protein-coding sequences here:
- the LOC129891891 gene encoding uncharacterized protein LOC129891891 translates to MKRHLHSQNTGRSYGVLLLLAFGAAVFGVMTLHKLRDRRICNHFIKEKDRELDGLKLLFQKEREQAKETRRQIEDMKSNIHWLGTQKTDLDSRISEMKSTISSLKEEQKTIEVALEEKQSEIKMLREKQMETKSNDSHVALLSETLRQKEAEIEDLKHRLKFSPIKVWSASADDPSNPATNFTTEAAGRMDNGRKGSEQLHELIKRKDQKNSAGEIDSNTNEAAHNRKKEVTGEGENTGRTGERFDIVKGKTGDEQSQQMGTSQKDVQSSNTIFQTNKGQRQNTDNHKNGEESYLDEKTYTSDNAFNENEHDRNQVQKQSNEVGMNVKGVTKLEMQENSNRRGTSRVTKDYMRKTREKRRQIIAMRQVDESGMHPESREIASMRNRKFLKVKMGTERVARVGGSILEIRDHQKDKDMDVNMRKKSGEQGYGIEMTKKIQQGEDSALQNNDEIRSEQGANSDTGRRRMQDVGTNHDDSPPGKTWPNSNNFADAEEGNQEVMNHDMTQKIEKEKEKEVSNKETELLQNSREEGSANTALSKKSSISEEARNQKSDEIVQSEELTSTIREDTEPTQAQNLSNSSEHVTIAERDVKEDDNQEVDYYQEPEEDEDHSGGAQDVSNQKSDNTARTEGETDRVREDRDQKHAHNLHYPSNHVKTAERDVRDDYLEVENDKSTEEEPGNTTGSTASLGEEGEDGDHNDEV